The Methanosphaera sp. BMS genome contains a region encoding:
- the purL gene encoding phosphoribosylformylglycinamidine synthase subunit PurL, producing MVLTDDELKYIEEVLGRQPNELELGMMDVMFSEHCSYKSSRPILRNFPTDGPDVILGPGDDAGIVNLTDEYALAIGMESHNHPSAVEPYGGAGTGIGGIVRDIISMGAKPVVLLDALRFGHMDDQRSKYIFDYVVKGISDYGNRIGVPTVGGEIEFDDNFQYNPMVNVVCAGLVKKDEIVYGSAPVVGDVYLLMGGTTGRDGIHGVTFASEELTSNSEIEDRPAVQVADPFTKKRVMEATYELLDTLDIHGVKDLGGGGLTCCLSEMADKGGNGSCIDLEKIPLREEGMTPYEIMLSESQERMVFAISKDDVEKASQICDKHDLSHAVIGEIIDKREFIVKHNGEEICHAPNILFTDAPIIEREAKAPEKIIKEVEIEDIDPQEALLRLLSSENITSKEWVYSQYDHEVQLHTVVKPGDDAAVIKVDEDTSFTIGTDCNSTHVLLNPYDGAASAVLESINNAITMGARPVALVDCLNFGNPEKPEVFWQFTEAISGMSDVARKFNVAFISGNVSFYNETEGVTVNPSPIVGCVGLVDNKHIKTMTYDEEGDVVLLLGNTYPELDGSQYYKEIYDLVQGYPPKLRLEENYSVSVLVQNLIQECNDSITSVHDLSKGGLATALALMSIKSEMGLKVCVEDIPSTGDLTISEKLFSESYSRFIITVKEDNLDEVTSIIKDAGVAYAKIGFVGGNNLVICSDEGKLIDVSVDELNKANTTTIEEHMA from the coding sequence ATGGTTTTAACTGATGATGAATTAAAATATATAGAAGAAGTATTAGGAAGACAACCTAATGAATTAGAACTTGGAATGATGGACGTAATGTTCTCTGAGCATTGTTCCTACAAAAGCAGTAGACCAATACTAAGAAACTTCCCAACAGATGGGCCTGATGTAATACTCGGTCCGGGGGATGATGCGGGAATAGTAAACCTAACAGATGAATATGCACTTGCAATCGGTATGGAAAGTCATAACCATCCATCAGCCGTCGAACCATACGGTGGAGCAGGTACAGGTATAGGCGGAATCGTACGTGACATCATAAGTATGGGAGCAAAACCGGTAGTGCTACTTGATGCACTAAGATTCGGACATATGGATGATCAAAGGTCAAAATACATCTTCGACTATGTGGTAAAGGGAATCTCCGACTATGGAAACCGTATAGGGGTACCGACGGTAGGTGGAGAAATAGAATTCGACGACAACTTCCAATACAATCCAATGGTAAACGTGGTATGTGCAGGACTAGTAAAGAAGGATGAAATAGTCTACGGATCAGCACCGGTCGTGGGAGACGTATACCTTTTAATGGGTGGAACCACAGGACGTGACGGAATACACGGTGTAACGTTTGCCTCAGAGGAACTGACAAGTAACTCCGAAATAGAGGACAGACCTGCCGTACAGGTAGCAGATCCATTTACCAAGAAACGTGTAATGGAAGCAACATACGAACTCTTGGACACCCTTGACATCCACGGAGTAAAAGACCTTGGTGGTGGAGGACTCACATGTTGTCTATCGGAAATGGCAGATAAGGGTGGAAACGGTTCATGTATCGACCTGGAGAAAATACCGCTAAGAGAGGAAGGTATGACTCCATATGAGATAATGCTATCAGAATCACAGGAAAGAATGGTATTTGCCATAAGTAAGGATGACGTGGAAAAGGCATCCCAGATATGTGACAAGCACGACCTGTCCCATGCTGTTATCGGTGAAATAATAGATAAAAGAGAATTCATAGTTAAACATAACGGTGAGGAAATCTGTCATGCACCAAATATACTCTTTACAGATGCACCTATAATTGAAAGAGAAGCTAAAGCTCCGGAGAAAATCATAAAAGAAGTGGAAATAGAGGATATAGACCCACAGGAAGCACTTCTCAGACTACTTTCAAGTGAGAACATCACAAGCAAAGAATGGGTGTACTCACAGTATGACCATGAAGTACAACTTCACACTGTAGTAAAACCGGGGGATGATGCGGCAGTAATCAAGGTTGATGAGGATACCTCATTTACAATTGGTACAGACTGTAACAGTACACATGTACTCCTTAACCCATATGACGGTGCGGCAAGTGCAGTACTTGAATCAATCAACAATGCTATAACAATGGGTGCAAGACCAGTGGCACTTGTCGATTGTCTTAACTTTGGAAATCCTGAAAAGCCGGAGGTATTCTGGCAATTTACAGAAGCCATTAGTGGTATGAGTGATGTGGCACGTAAATTCAATGTGGCATTTATCAGCGGTAACGTAAGTTTCTATAATGAAACCGAGGGTGTAACAGTAAATCCATCTCCTATTGTAGGATGTGTTGGATTAGTGGATAATAAACATATTAAGACCATGACATATGATGAGGAAGGTGATGTTGTACTATTGCTTGGTAATACATATCCTGAACTTGACGGTTCACAATACTATAAGGAGATATATGACCTGGTACAGGGTTATCCACCTAAACTAAGACTTGAAGAAAACTACTCAGTATCTGTCCTGGTACAGAATTTAATACAAGAATGTAATGATTCAATAACCTCTGTACATGACTTGTCCAAGGGTGGACTTGCAACTGCACTGGCATTAATGAGTATTAAATCAGAAATGGGTCTAAAAGTATGTGTTGAAGATATTCCATCAACAGGTGATTTAACAATCAGTGAAAAATTATTCTCCGAGTCATATAGTAGATTTATAATAACTGTAAAAGAGGATAATCTTGATGAAGTAACATCAATAATTAAAGATGCTGGTGTTGCATATGCAAAAATAGGATTTGTCGGTGGAAATAACCTTGTCATATGCTCTGATGAGGGCAAACTAATCGACGTATCCGTTGATGAATTAAACAAGGCTAACACTACAACCATTGAAGAACACATGGCTTAA
- a CDS encoding site-2 protease family protein: protein MNVLWYYAIGFIIVWVLAFLLKGKYNITIDGIVLMLKTEKLEHLITRIANISPRFWKYLINLSIPLGIFFMILMLVSLIISLQMMFKTPTVSLILPGVDIPGSPIYIPFVTGFIALATVLIIHEGGHGVLARAEGVSIDSVGLILLAIIPGAFVEPNENEIKKLNTWSKIRIYFAGPMFNITLCLIALIITAGIGGFMASEDLYTSDGMEISSVIPASPAEGVLSEGMVINQINGINTNNYSAYTKYLNTTHVGDNLTFTTDKGTYSLITSSNPNNASLSYIGIRSSQHEVVSDNAKAKYGTIIPAILPTINEIFYYIFFLNFAVGTFNLLPMKPLDGGLILEEILKTKIVPERRLEFNKALNRYTRLFPRSIRCIISRIFNDILNFIHNHELSDEKSEKITVWMSTILIVILVILILYGFVPAILSLF, encoded by the coding sequence ATGAATGTTTTATGGTATTATGCAATAGGCTTTATCATCGTATGGGTTTTGGCATTTCTATTGAAGGGTAAATATAATATAACGATAGATGGTATTGTATTAATGCTTAAAACTGAAAAGTTGGAACATCTGATTACAAGAATTGCCAATATATCTCCTCGTTTTTGGAAGTACCTTATTAACCTGTCGATTCCACTGGGGATATTTTTCATGATACTGATGCTTGTTTCATTAATTATCTCCTTGCAGATGATGTTTAAAACACCAACGGTATCATTAATACTGCCGGGTGTTGATATTCCAGGTTCACCAATATATATCCCATTTGTAACGGGTTTTATAGCACTGGCAACGGTACTTATAATCCATGAAGGAGGCCATGGAGTACTTGCAAGAGCCGAAGGTGTATCAATTGATTCGGTAGGATTAATTCTTCTTGCAATCATACCCGGTGCATTTGTAGAGCCAAATGAAAATGAAATAAAAAAGTTAAACACCTGGAGTAAAATAAGAATATACTTTGCCGGGCCAATGTTCAATATAACGTTGTGTCTAATTGCTCTAATAATAACGGCCGGAATCGGTGGATTCATGGCATCAGAGGACTTGTACACCAGTGATGGAATGGAAATATCCAGTGTAATACCTGCAAGTCCCGCTGAAGGCGTACTGTCAGAGGGTATGGTTATAAACCAAATAAATGGGATAAATACAAATAACTATTCGGCATATACAAAGTATCTTAACACAACCCATGTGGGTGATAATCTCACATTTACAACGGATAAGGGAACATACTCGCTGATAACATCATCAAATCCAAATAATGCTTCACTATCATATATCGGTATACGTTCATCACAGCATGAGGTAGTATCGGATAACGCTAAAGCTAAGTACGGTACAATTATTCCTGCGATTCTTCCAACAATAAATGAAATATTCTATTATATATTCTTTTTGAACTTCGCGGTGGGAACATTCAATCTGCTTCCTATGAAACCGTTGGATGGTGGATTAATACTTGAAGAAATACTTAAGACAAAGATCGTGCCTGAAAGAAGACTGGAATTTAACAAGGCATTAAACAGATACACACGCCTATTTCCAAGAAGCATAAGATGCATTATAAGCAGGATATTTAATGACATTCTTAACTTTATCCATAATCATGAACTATCTGATGAAAAATCAGAGAAGATAACGGTATGGATGAGTACAATATTGATAGTTATATTGGTAATACTTATACTATATGGGTTTGTTCCGGCAATACTCTCACTATTCTAA
- a CDS encoding cobalt-precorrin-7 (C(5))-methyltransferase, which yields MKSNKMNIVGIGPGAKEYLTLGVVEVIENSDVLVGSQRSLDLFDYVNAEMVVLQPRDIPQTVKTAVRYVNEGKVVTILSTGDPGFSGMLKTVQRLSPETKLNVVPGISSVQLAAAKLQIPWDTANLITIHGGKAPTDDLVDRIDNSTANIILPNRHISELAEYLIEHGFSPDTPITICEKLSYPDEQIVKVTLREATNMDFGYMCVVVI from the coding sequence ATGAAATCTAATAAAATGAATATTGTGGGAATTGGTCCTGGAGCTAAAGAGTATTTGACGTTAGGTGTTGTGGAAGTTATAGAAAACAGTGACGTGCTTGTCGGAAGTCAAAGATCACTTGACTTATTTGATTACGTTAATGCTGAGATGGTAGTATTACAGCCAAGGGATATCCCTCAAACAGTCAAAACCGCAGTACGCTATGTTAATGAAGGAAAAGTTGTAACAATATTATCCACGGGTGATCCCGGTTTTTCAGGCATGCTTAAGACTGTTCAAAGATTATCACCGGAGACAAAACTTAATGTCGTGCCGGGTATTAGTTCGGTTCAACTTGCCGCTGCAAAGCTTCAAATACCATGGGATACTGCAAATCTCATAACAATTCACGGGGGCAAGGCACCAACCGATGACTTGGTAGATAGGATAGATAATAGCACGGCCAATATAATTCTTCCCAATAGGCATATTAGTGAGCTTGCCGAGTACTTGATAGAACATGGTTTCAGCCCGGATACTCCTATAACCATATGTGAAAAATTAAGTTATCCTGATGAACAGATTGTTAAAGTAACACTAAGGGAAGCAACAAATATGGACTTCGGTTACATGTGCGTGGTTGTAATATAA
- a CDS encoding redox-regulated ATPase YchF — MLEIAVTGKPNVGKSSLFAAATLSEAEIANYPFTTIDANKAVAYITADCPCKELGLTCNPRTSKCVDGTRYIPVELIDVAGLVPGAHEGKGLGNQFLDDLRQAKALIHVIDASGSTDIEGTPCEAGSHDPLDDVNFLQDEVTMWMYSILERNWPRLIRKVMSEHLNFAKVIADQLSGTGVQVEDVIEAERIMNDEYDKWEKEDILKFLSKLLELSKPIIIVANKTDAPTAEENIKRLKEKYPLVIPASAQSELALVNAAKAGLIKYNSGDNHFEIIAEDKLSAKQKEALDYIDEHVLKKYGSTGIQEALNTAVYELLDQIAVYPVEDEHKYSDHKGNVLPDALLIPRGSTPRDMAYCIHTDIGDGFTHAIDARRNMRIASDQELKQGDIISIISNK; from the coding sequence ATGTTAGAAATAGCAGTAACAGGAAAACCAAATGTGGGAAAATCATCACTCTTTGCAGCGGCAACATTATCCGAGGCAGAAATAGCAAATTATCCATTCACAACAATTGACGCTAACAAGGCCGTGGCATATATTACCGCCGATTGTCCATGTAAGGAATTGGGATTAACATGTAATCCACGTACAAGTAAATGCGTAGACGGTACGCGATACATACCAGTAGAACTTATAGATGTTGCAGGATTAGTTCCAGGGGCACATGAAGGAAAAGGATTGGGAAACCAATTCCTGGATGATCTTCGTCAGGCAAAGGCATTGATACATGTAATTGACGCGTCAGGTTCAACCGATATCGAGGGAACACCATGTGAAGCTGGAAGCCATGACCCGTTGGATGATGTTAACTTCCTGCAGGATGAGGTAACGATGTGGATGTACTCAATACTTGAGCGCAACTGGCCAAGACTAATCAGAAAGGTAATGAGTGAACACCTGAATTTTGCAAAGGTTATAGCAGACCAGTTAAGCGGTACCGGTGTACAAGTGGAGGATGTAATCGAGGCAGAACGTATAATGAATGACGAATATGACAAGTGGGAAAAAGAGGATATACTCAAATTCCTATCCAAGCTGCTTGAATTGTCAAAGCCAATAATAATCGTTGCAAATAAGACCGATGCACCAACAGCTGAAGAAAACATTAAAAGACTTAAGGAAAAATATCCGCTTGTAATACCTGCCAGTGCCCAGTCGGAATTAGCACTGGTAAATGCTGCCAAAGCAGGACTTATCAAGTATAATTCCGGTGATAATCACTTTGAAATCATAGCCGAGGACAAGTTGTCAGCCAAACAAAAAGAGGCACTTGATTATATCGATGAACATGTACTTAAAAAGTATGGTTCAACTGGAATACAGGAAGCATTAAACACTGCAGTATATGAGCTGCTTGATCAAATTGCAGTTTATCCGGTAGAGGATGAACACAAATATTCTGACCATAAGGGTAATGTACTTCCTGATGCACTTCTAATACCAAGGGGTTCAACGCCAAGGGACATGGCTTACTGTATTCATACAGATATTGGTGATGGATTTACCCATGCAATTGATGCAAGGCGTAACATGAGAATAGCAAGTGACCAGGAACTTAAACAGGGAGATATCATAAGCATCATATCAAACAAGTAG
- a CDS encoding UDP binding domain-containing protein has translation MNVTLYPDSYTDIQKYEAIGNIEVYDPDNMVQTPLGKVDNISNSEVIIFTQNACVDGQYNTKKLQEACERIRDDIRLDALLIFDTKVPPRTVYKMSKIIDEYDLIPEINMAYTTTINANTRVVAATNDISLEKTIEIYKNLPEEIKTVKHIQTAEVIPLLQNAYTDTVIALSNQMAILSEALTIDLIEAIDLANEDENTHISYPQPVLKNEISRDSQEIVNLADEYGEPAQLSQTSRETNNYVAYHMSYMAEKELYLKEHLAMFETTVAVLGVTEDDTLESEDNNASLTLIDDFVSRDVEVWVHDDKISEELIQSHGAKKITLDEAYEADCIIVMTDTKEYRNLDPDRIEKVIITARPILDEEKFSNKKYSSLGQYRLKKGEML, from the coding sequence ATGAACGTAACATTATATCCGGATAGTTATACTGATATTCAGAAATATGAAGCTATAGGAAACATTGAAGTGTATGACCCTGATAATATGGTGCAAACACCATTAGGTAAAGTAGACAACATATCAAATTCGGAGGTCATTATCTTCACACAAAATGCTTGCGTGGATGGTCAATATAACACTAAGAAATTACAAGAGGCATGTGAAAGAATACGTGATGATATAAGATTGGACGCATTACTAATATTTGATACAAAAGTGCCACCACGAACGGTATATAAGATGTCTAAAATAATCGATGAATACGATTTAATCCCAGAGATTAACATGGCATATACAACTACAATAAATGCCAATACAAGAGTGGTAGCGGCTACAAACGATATATCCCTGGAAAAGACAATAGAAATATACAAAAATCTGCCCGAAGAAATCAAAACCGTAAAGCACATACAGACGGCTGAAGTAATACCCCTACTGCAGAACGCATACACGGATACCGTCATAGCATTATCCAATCAGATGGCAATACTATCGGAGGCATTGACGATAGACTTGATAGAAGCGATAGACCTGGCAAATGAGGATGAAAACACCCACATATCATATCCACAGCCTGTACTAAAAAATGAAATAAGCCGTGACTCACAGGAAATAGTCAATCTGGCAGATGAATACGGAGAGCCAGCACAACTATCACAGACAAGTCGTGAAACAAACAACTACGTGGCATACCATATGTCCTATATGGCAGAAAAGGAACTATACCTAAAGGAACACCTTGCAATGTTCGAGACGACAGTGGCAGTACTGGGAGTAACTGAAGATGACACGCTAGAAAGCGAGGACAACAATGCATCACTGACCCTGATAGATGACTTCGTCTCAAGGGACGTTGAGGTATGGGTACATGACGACAAAATATCCGAAGAATTGATTCAAAGCCATGGTGCTAAAAAGATAACCCTGGATGAAGCATATGAAGCAGATTGTATAATAGTCATGACAGATACAAAGGAATATCGTAATTTAGATCCTGACAGAATAGAAAAGGTAATCATCACGGCAAGACCAATTTTAGATGAGGAAAAATTCAGTAACAAAAAATACAGCAGTCTAGGCCAATACAGACTAAAAAAAGGTGAAATGTTATGA
- the cfbD gene encoding Ni-sirohydrochlorin a,c-diamide reductive cyclase catalytic subunit, producing the protein MHPRPSPIAAALYTLRDMEVDVIIMHGPSGCCFRTGRLLEDEGIRVITTAMTENDFIFGAADKLIETIQEVYEAFHPKNIGIVGTCASMIIGENMKDAAREAGVDSNIIVVETHGGYSSGDNTSGAIQALEAANEAGIISDEEVERQSLMLKKATELEKTRGMAKGEYIQPDYGDNKVKVAQVILDYINNNKKVALVLNAKKETSYLFADIMTISWTAYNPDNIPLFIANTDEDIGLPYIKSHAVEVNEKINKNADYITGGLDEYPITGDKALEILQKDNVDLAVIVGVPHAVDVAKLDAKTVALTDGPRLVKPLREMGFDYVVTELDAHSKTLGAKSIVESEFAQTIRGLME; encoded by the coding sequence ATACATCCAAGACCAAGCCCGATAGCAGCAGCTCTCTACACCCTGCGTGACATGGAAGTAGACGTGATAATAATGCACGGACCTTCAGGGTGCTGCTTTAGAACTGGAAGACTACTAGAAGATGAAGGAATACGAGTAATAACAACGGCCATGACAGAAAATGACTTCATATTCGGAGCAGCAGACAAACTGATTGAAACGATACAGGAAGTCTATGAAGCGTTCCATCCAAAGAACATTGGAATAGTCGGAACATGTGCAAGCATGATAATCGGAGAAAACATGAAGGATGCGGCAAGAGAAGCCGGCGTTGACTCAAACATAATAGTAGTGGAAACACATGGGGGATACTCCTCTGGTGACAACACATCTGGTGCCATACAGGCACTTGAAGCTGCAAACGAAGCTGGAATAATAAGTGATGAAGAGGTCGAAAGACAATCGCTTATGCTCAAGAAGGCCACCGAACTGGAAAAGACACGTGGAATGGCAAAAGGAGAATACATCCAGCCAGACTATGGAGACAATAAGGTAAAGGTAGCACAGGTCATACTTGATTACATAAACAACAATAAAAAGGTGGCACTGGTGTTAAATGCCAAGAAAGAGACAAGCTACCTTTTTGCCGATATAATGACAATAAGCTGGACAGCTTATAACCCGGACAACATACCTCTGTTTATAGCAAATACTGATGAGGATATAGGACTTCCATACATCAAAAGTCATGCTGTAGAGGTAAACGAGAAGATAAACAAGAATGCAGATTACATCACCGGAGGACTTGACGAGTACCCGATAACAGGAGACAAGGCACTTGAAATACTCCAAAAAGATAATGTGGACTTGGCGGTAATAGTGGGAGTTCCACATGCAGTTGACGTGGCTAAATTGGATGCAAAAACAGTAGCACTAACTGATGGGCCAAGACTAGTAAAACCACTAAGAGAAATGGGATTTGATTATGTGGTTACGGAGTTGGATGCTCATTCAAAAACACTCGGGGCAAAATCAATCGTAGAATCAGAATTTGCACAGACAATAAGAGGATTAATGGAATAA
- a CDS encoding NAD(P)/FAD-dependent oxidoreductase, translated as MNIVIIGGGASGLTTASNIRKFDEDSQIIVFTTQKHVAYSPCAIPYVIGGHIDSFNDIIMHRPEEYMRKNIRILTETTVTEIDKDLSEVVYEDKNGNKQIMKYDKLVIATGGKPLIPPIPGKDLEGVFKVRTVEDGLDIQNYANKSKRVVLVGGGAIGLELGSELANKGLEVTIAEMVPQLFPRSFDKEMSDKFQEHLQSNKIEILTGAAVESINGETKVESVTIDGVERPADMVILSTGVRPQTELAESIGCKMGKFAIEVDDHMETSVENVYAAGDCVQVTNAITGEITLSPLGTTAVRQGIILAKHLTGHDIEFQPVLNSTVSQIGKMEMGAIGITEQEAVNQGIDVVVSRVDSLSRARYYPGSEPLFIKLIAKTDGTIIGCQMFGQEAVAERVDTMTAIMSQKLKCEDVVSMEFSYAPPLSTVVDPIAQAAEDCLEQIERLEAGEELDVDDSHDVSDEELADATEAQNTDESQDEQVDNADEESESEEVEDDDVKEDAVDESTEEEPDSSVESDDEAEEVSEDAVEESDDEAKEIKSVVRDENMTPEMTFTEYLRSNGFLDN; from the coding sequence TTGAATATAGTAATTATAGGCGGAGGAGCATCCGGATTAACAACAGCATCTAATATAAGAAAGTTTGATGAAGATTCACAGATAATAGTGTTTACAACGCAAAAACACGTGGCATATTCACCATGTGCAATTCCATATGTAATTGGTGGACATATTGATAGCTTTAATGATATTATCATGCACAGACCAGAAGAATACATGCGTAAGAATATTAGGATACTTACTGAAACTACTGTTACAGAAATCGATAAAGATCTAAGTGAAGTTGTCTATGAAGATAAAAACGGTAATAAACAGATTATGAAATATGATAAGCTTGTCATAGCAACTGGTGGAAAACCATTAATCCCACCGATTCCAGGAAAAGACTTAGAAGGAGTATTTAAGGTCAGAACAGTTGAAGATGGTCTTGATATACAGAATTATGCTAACAAATCCAAACGTGTAGTATTAGTCGGTGGTGGAGCTATTGGATTAGAATTAGGTTCCGAGTTAGCTAATAAAGGTTTAGAAGTAACGATAGCTGAAATGGTGCCACAGCTCTTCCCAAGATCATTTGATAAGGAAATGAGTGATAAGTTCCAAGAACACCTTCAGAGCAATAAAATTGAAATATTAACGGGGGCAGCTGTTGAATCAATCAACGGTGAGACTAAAGTGGAATCTGTTACTATTGATGGGGTGGAAAGGCCTGCTGATATGGTTATCTTATCAACTGGTGTAAGGCCACAGACTGAACTTGCTGAAAGTATCGGATGTAAAATGGGTAAGTTTGCCATTGAAGTGGATGATCATATGGAAACATCCGTTGAAAATGTATATGCTGCAGGAGATTGTGTACAGGTAACCAATGCTATTACCGGTGAAATTACATTATCACCACTCGGTACTACCGCGGTACGTCAGGGTATAATACTTGCAAAACACTTAACCGGTCATGATATTGAATTCCAACCTGTTCTTAACTCTACCGTTTCACAGATTGGTAAAATGGAAATGGGTGCTATTGGTATAACCGAACAGGAAGCAGTTAATCAGGGTATTGACGTGGTAGTCAGTAGGGTTGATTCATTGTCACGTGCACGTTATTATCCTGGCAGTGAGCCATTATTCATCAAATTAATTGCCAAAACTGATGGTACGATTATTGGTTGTCAGATGTTTGGACAGGAAGCTGTTGCTGAACGTGTAGATACAATGACTGCTATTATGAGTCAGAAACTCAAATGTGAAGATGTAGTTTCAATGGAATTTTCATATGCACCACCACTTTCTACCGTGGTTGATCCTATAGCTCAAGCAGCAGAGGATTGTCTTGAACAGATAGAACGTTTGGAAGCGGGAGAGGAACTTGATGTTGATGATAGTCATGATGTATCTGATGAAGAGTTAGCTGATGCAACTGAAGCTCAAAATACTGATGAATCACAGGATGAACAGGTTGATAATGCTGATGAAGAAAGTGAATCTGAGGAAGTAGAGGATGATGATGTTAAGGAAGATGCAGTTGATGAATCTACTGAAGAAGAACCTGATAGTAGTGTAGAATCGGATGATGAAGCTGAAGAAGTATCTGAAGATGCAGTTGAAGAATCTGATGATGAGGCTAAGGAAATTAAATCCGTCGTCAGGGATGAAAACATGACTCCTGAAATGACATTCACGGAATACTTAAGAAGTAATGGTTTTTTAGATAACTAA